From one Prochlorococcus marinus XMU1404 genomic stretch:
- the rpe gene encoding ribulose-phosphate 3-epimerase, with the protein MTESNQKNLAGVNRPIQIIPSVLPADWANMGACVKDLEKAGVDRIQFDVMDGNFVPNLTFGPEMIAACRKYCNVPFETQLMVSQYNCETMLESYVNATKGANGEPGVVIAHAEANIHLHRVLGRIRDLGGSPSVALNPHTPFEMIKNIMDMVDHVLVMTVNPGFGGQAYIPTMLSKIREIRNFIIEKNLNVDIEVDGGIKANWTISQCADAGANCFIAGSGMFAYPTLKEGCDDLRKVAQEAQNGKVLSEPQ; encoded by the coding sequence ATGACTGAGTCAAATCAAAAAAATTTAGCTGGTGTTAATAGACCAATTCAAATAATTCCTTCTGTTTTACCTGCAGATTGGGCAAATATGGGGGCATGTGTGAAAGATCTTGAGAAAGCTGGGGTGGATAGAATTCAATTTGATGTAATGGATGGAAATTTCGTGCCAAATCTTACTTTCGGTCCTGAAATGATTGCTGCATGCAGGAAATATTGTAATGTTCCTTTTGAAACTCAATTAATGGTAAGTCAATACAATTGTGAAACCATGCTTGAATCGTATGTAAACGCTACTAAAGGAGCAAATGGTGAACCAGGAGTAGTAATAGCTCATGCCGAAGCAAATATTCATTTACATAGAGTTCTTGGAAGAATAAGAGACCTAGGAGGATCTCCTTCTGTTGCATTAAATCCTCATACTCCATTTGAGATGATTAAAAACATAATGGATATGGTTGATCATGTTTTAGTAATGACAGTTAATCCAGGTTTTGGTGGGCAAGCTTATATACCAACAATGCTTAGTAAAATCAGAGAAATAAGAAACTTTATTATCGAAAAAAACCTAAATGTCGACATTGAAGTTGATGGAGGTATAAAAGCAAATTGGACAATTTCACAATGTGCAGATGCTGGTGCTAATTGTTTTATTGCAGGCAGTGGAATGTTTGCTTACCCAACATTAAAAGAGGGATGTGATGACTTGAGAAAAGTTGCACAAGAAGCACAGAACGGGAAGGTGCTTTCAGAACCTCAATAA
- a CDS encoding coat-like protein, translating into MLFENPFKNIESLIAKSADLTNKPFVHSVVKINGEYEIEEEDIDLTVNILCRDKEGKRLEIYDLELELFKSNKELVLVISKLNFPDEPILWFGVKTLWMNSNNGKKCNSPKYSARLENLANRIKSFID; encoded by the coding sequence GTGTTATTTGAAAATCCATTTAAAAATATAGAGAGCTTAATCGCTAAGTCAGCAGATTTAACAAATAAACCTTTTGTGCATTCTGTCGTAAAAATAAATGGTGAATACGAAATCGAAGAAGAAGATATTGATTTGACGGTTAATATCTTATGTCGAGATAAAGAAGGTAAAAGATTAGAAATTTACGATCTTGAATTAGAACTTTTTAAATCAAATAAAGAGTTAGTTTTAGTTATCTCTAAGCTTAATTTCCCTGATGAACCAATATTATGGTTTGGAGTTAAAACATTGTGGATGAATAGTAATAATGGGAAAAAATGCAACTCACCAAAATACAGTGCTAGATTGGAAAACTTAGCAAATAGGATAAAAAGCTTTATTGATTAA
- the ilvD gene encoding dihydroxy-acid dehydratase — MNKLRSSAITQGVQRSPNRSMLRAVGFNDEDFNKPIIGVANGYSTITPCNIGLNKLALKAEESIKRSGGMPQMFGTITVSDGISMGTEGMKYSLVSREVIADSIETACNAQSMDGVLAIGGCDKNMPGAMIAIARMNIPSIFIYGGTIKPGKLNGEDLTVVSAFEAVGQLTSGKINEERLIQVEKNCIPGAGSCGGMFTANTMSAVIEVLGLSLPHSSTMAAEDLEKELSADKSAEILVSAIEKDIRPLDLMTKKAFENAISVIMAIGGSTNAVLHILAIANTAGIDININDFERIRQKVPVICDLKPSGKFVTVDLHNAGGIPQVMKILLNAGLIHGDCKNIEGKTISEYLQNIPDKPATNQNVIRDINNPLYKKGHLAILKGNLASEGSVAKISGVKNPVLTGPAKIFESEEDCLKSILNNDIKAGDVVVIRNEGPVGGPGMREMLAPTSAIVGQGLGEKVALITDGRFSGGTYGLVVGHIAPEAAVGGNIALIKQGDLITVDAVKQLIKVDLSDEELEKRKKDWVRPTPKYKRGILSKYSKIVSTSSLGAVTDL; from the coding sequence ATGAATAAACTCAGATCATCTGCAATAACCCAAGGTGTGCAAAGATCCCCTAACAGATCGATGTTAAGAGCTGTTGGATTTAATGATGAAGATTTTAATAAACCTATTATTGGAGTTGCAAATGGATACAGCACCATAACACCATGCAATATAGGTTTAAATAAGCTAGCACTCAAAGCTGAAGAATCAATAAAAAGATCAGGTGGGATGCCTCAGATGTTTGGAACGATAACAGTAAGTGATGGTATTTCTATGGGAACAGAGGGCATGAAATATTCACTAGTTTCAAGAGAAGTTATTGCTGATTCAATTGAAACAGCATGCAATGCTCAGAGTATGGATGGAGTGCTTGCTATAGGTGGATGTGACAAAAATATGCCAGGTGCCATGATAGCGATTGCAAGAATGAATATTCCCTCAATTTTCATTTATGGAGGGACAATAAAACCTGGAAAGTTGAATGGAGAAGATCTTACTGTTGTTAGTGCATTTGAAGCTGTTGGACAATTAACATCAGGCAAAATTAATGAAGAAAGGCTAATCCAAGTTGAGAAAAATTGTATTCCTGGTGCTGGTAGCTGTGGAGGGATGTTTACAGCTAATACAATGTCTGCAGTTATTGAAGTATTAGGGTTAAGTCTTCCTCACAGTTCCACTATGGCTGCTGAAGATCTTGAAAAAGAACTAAGTGCAGATAAAAGTGCTGAGATATTAGTATCTGCAATAGAAAAAGACATAAGACCTCTAGACCTAATGACTAAGAAAGCATTTGAAAATGCAATATCAGTAATTATGGCAATTGGAGGATCAACAAATGCGGTTTTGCACATCTTAGCCATTGCAAATACTGCAGGAATAGATATCAACATTAATGATTTTGAGAGAATCAGACAAAAAGTACCCGTTATTTGTGACCTTAAACCGAGTGGTAAATTTGTGACGGTGGATCTTCATAATGCTGGTGGGATTCCACAAGTAATGAAAATACTTTTGAATGCAGGATTAATTCATGGCGATTGCAAAAATATTGAAGGGAAAACAATCTCAGAATACTTACAGAATATTCCAGATAAGCCTGCAACAAATCAAAATGTCATAAGAGATATAAATAACCCTCTTTATAAAAAAGGACACCTAGCGATATTAAAAGGTAATTTAGCGAGCGAAGGTTCCGTAGCCAAAATTAGCGGAGTAAAAAACCCTGTATTAACAGGTCCAGCAAAGATTTTTGAAAGTGAAGAGGATTGTTTAAAATCTATATTGAATAATGATATCAAAGCTGGTGATGTTGTTGTTATTAGAAATGAAGGACCTGTAGGAGGACCAGGTATGAGAGAGATGTTAGCTCCAACATCTGCAATTGTTGGTCAAGGCCTCGGAGAGAAGGTAGCTTTAATTACCGATGGTAGATTTAGCGGGGGCACTTATGGTCTGGTTGTGGGTCATATAGCCCCAGAGGCTGCTGTTGGCGGAAATATTGCTCTTATAAAACAAGGTGATTTAATTACAGTAGATGCTGTAAAGCAACTAATTAAAGTTGATTTATCTGACGAAGAATTAGAAAAAAGAAAAAAAGATTGGGTAAGACCTACACCAAAATACAAAAGAGGGATACTTTCAAAATATTCGAAAATCGTAAGCACATCAAGTTTAGGAGCTGTTACTGATTTATAG
- a CDS encoding glucose-1-phosphate adenylyltransferase produces the protein MKRVLAIILGGGKGSRLYPLTKMRAKPAVPLAGKYRLIDIPISNCINSGIEKMYVLTQFNSASLNRHIGRTYNLNGPFGQGFVEVLAAQQTPDSPKWFEGTADAVRKYQWLFQEWDVDEYLILSGDQLYRMDYSLFVQHHRDNRADLTVAALPVDEAQAEGFGLMRTDDLGNIKEFSEKPTGEKLKAMAVDTSKFGLSIESAAEKPYLASMGIYVFSRNTLFDLLNKFPSYTDFGKDIIPESLKRGDTLKSYVFDDYWEDIGTIGAFFESNLALTEQPKPPFSFYDEKFPIYTRPRFLPPSKLVDAQITDSIVCEGTILKSCSILHCVLGVRSRIESDSVLEDTLVMGADFFESPEERIELRKGGGTPLGVGEGTTVKRAILDKNTRIGDNVVIINKDRVEEADKPELGFYIRNGIVVVVKNATIADGTVI, from the coding sequence ATGAAGCGTGTGTTAGCCATCATCCTCGGAGGAGGAAAAGGTTCTAGACTTTACCCTTTAACAAAAATGAGGGCGAAACCTGCTGTGCCATTGGCCGGTAAGTATCGTTTAATTGATATCCCAATTAGTAATTGTATTAATTCTGGTATAGAAAAAATGTATGTATTGACTCAGTTCAATAGTGCATCTCTAAATAGACATATAGGAAGAACCTATAATTTAAATGGCCCTTTTGGTCAGGGATTTGTTGAGGTTTTAGCTGCGCAACAGACCCCTGATAGTCCAAAGTGGTTTGAAGGTACTGCTGATGCTGTTAGAAAATACCAATGGTTATTTCAAGAATGGGATGTAGACGAATATTTAATATTATCAGGTGATCAACTGTATAGGATGGATTACAGTTTATTTGTTCAACATCATAGAGATAATAGAGCTGACTTAACTGTCGCAGCTTTACCAGTTGATGAAGCCCAAGCAGAAGGTTTTGGCCTCATGAGAACAGATGATTTAGGAAATATAAAAGAGTTCAGTGAAAAGCCTACTGGAGAGAAGCTGAAGGCAATGGCAGTAGATACTTCCAAATTTGGATTAAGTATTGAGTCTGCTGCAGAAAAACCCTACCTTGCCTCTATGGGTATCTATGTATTTAGTAGAAATACTCTTTTCGATCTTCTAAATAAATTTCCTAGTTATACTGATTTTGGTAAGGACATAATTCCTGAATCACTTAAAAGAGGCGATACTCTCAAAAGTTATGTATTTGATGATTATTGGGAAGATATCGGAACCATTGGTGCGTTCTTTGAGTCAAACCTTGCATTAACTGAGCAACCAAAACCTCCATTTAGTTTTTATGATGAGAAATTCCCAATTTATACAAGACCTAGATTTCTTCCTCCTTCTAAACTTGTAGATGCTCAAATTACTGATTCAATAGTCTGTGAAGGTACAATCTTGAAGTCATGCAGTATTTTGCATTGTGTTTTGGGTGTTAGGAGCAGGATTGAAAGTGATTCTGTTCTTGAGGATACTCTTGTAATGGGTGCCGATTTTTTTGAATCGCCTGAAGAGAGGATTGAATTAAGAAAAGGAGGCGGAACACCTCTTGGAGTAGGTGAAGGAACTACTGTAAAAAGAGCAATTCTTGATAAGAATACAAGGATTGGTGATAATGTCGTGATTATTAATAAAGATCGAGTAGAAGAAGCAGATAAGCCAGAATTAGGCTTCTACATAAGAAATGGAATTGTTGTAGTAGTTAAAAACGCAACTATTGCAGACGGAACTGTTATTTAG
- the gndA gene encoding NADP-dependent phosphogluconate dehydrogenase, translated as MSKAHFGLIGLGVMGENLVLNAERNGFSSVVFNRTYSKTEEFLQGRGFGKNIAGAETLQEFVNKLERPRRILMMVKAGSATDAVIDNISGYLEEGDLLIDGGNSQFKDTERRVKTLESKSFGYIGMGVSGGAKGALEGPSMMPGGTKASYDAIESLLTKMAAKVEDGPCVAYVGPGGSGHFVKTVHNGIEYGIEQILAEAYDLMKRVKHMNGQQMSEVFGIWNNTDELASYLVEITEICLNTKDEITGDDVVEKILDKAGQKGTGLWTVVSALELGVSVPTIYASLNARVMSSLKDQRSEIEKTIPSKEIEDFDLGNISDGMKPLFDAVVLATIASYAQGMDILREASSVYNYGLNMPSIAQIWKGGCIIRSKLLSKIQDAYKNDPNLKNLIFDDWFNNEIATRLDNLANVVSSSTKAGIPVPCLSSTLDYLNSYRTNRLPQNLVQAMRDCFGSHTYERIDKEGSFHTEWMK; from the coding sequence ATGTCCAAGGCACATTTCGGTTTAATCGGTCTTGGTGTTATGGGCGAAAATTTAGTTCTTAACGCAGAGAGAAATGGATTTTCTAGTGTGGTTTTTAATAGAACTTACTCAAAAACTGAAGAATTTTTGCAAGGTCGAGGCTTTGGTAAGAATATAGCGGGAGCTGAAACTCTTCAAGAATTTGTTAATAAGCTTGAGAGACCTAGAAGAATTCTAATGATGGTAAAAGCCGGATCCGCAACAGATGCTGTTATAGACAATATTTCTGGATATCTCGAAGAAGGAGATTTATTAATAGATGGCGGTAATTCTCAATTTAAAGATACAGAAAGAAGGGTAAAAACTCTTGAAAGTAAAAGTTTTGGATACATTGGAATGGGAGTATCTGGTGGTGCCAAAGGTGCTCTTGAAGGTCCAAGTATGATGCCTGGAGGTACTAAGGCTTCATATGATGCGATAGAAAGTTTATTAACTAAAATGGCTGCCAAAGTTGAAGACGGACCATGTGTAGCATATGTAGGACCAGGAGGTTCAGGTCATTTTGTGAAAACTGTTCATAACGGAATTGAATATGGAATTGAGCAAATACTTGCAGAAGCTTATGACCTTATGAAGAGAGTCAAACATATGAATGGACAGCAGATGTCAGAGGTATTTGGTATTTGGAATAATACTGATGAATTAGCTTCTTATCTTGTTGAGATAACGGAGATTTGTCTAAATACAAAAGATGAGATTACTGGAGATGATGTTGTTGAGAAAATATTAGATAAAGCTGGCCAGAAAGGTACTGGGTTATGGACTGTTGTAAGTGCTTTAGAACTTGGCGTATCAGTACCAACTATATATGCATCTTTAAATGCAAGAGTAATGAGTTCTTTAAAAGATCAACGTAGTGAGATTGAAAAAACTATTCCAAGCAAAGAGATAGAGGATTTTGATTTAGGAAATATATCGGATGGAATGAAACCTTTATTTGATGCTGTAGTCCTTGCCACAATAGCTAGCTATGCCCAAGGTATGGATATTTTAAGAGAAGCATCTTCAGTATATAATTATGGTTTGAATATGCCTTCTATTGCTCAAATATGGAAAGGTGGTTGCATAATTAGATCGAAATTATTGAGTAAAATTCAAGATGCTTATAAAAATGACCCTAATCTAAAAAATTTAATTTTTGATGATTGGTTTAATAATGAAATAGCTACAAGATTAGATAACTTAGCCAATGTAGTTTCCTCATCTACAAAAGCTGGTATACCAGTTCCATGTCTATCCAGTACTTTAGATTATTTGAATAGTTACAGAACCAATAGACTTCCTCAGAATTTAGTTCAGGCAATGAGAGATTGTTTCGGCTCACATACATATGAAAGAATTGATAAGGAAGGTAGTTTTCATACTGAATGGATGAAATGA
- the ccsB gene encoding c-type cytochrome biogenesis protein CcsB: MILNNLFKNIIYDPVSVLGILVFYILLINLPISLGAVFKKKSSFTVRFLTILVNLFITLQLLFRWIISGHFPISNLYESLYFLTWGIIIGQLLIEREYQSPIIPSIAIPIELLTVSFACFVLPEDLKLSSNLVPALRSSWLIMHVSVVMLSYAALIMGSLLSASVLFINSKKPLQIRSSSIGIGGFKISNNYPLTELVDPIEFSHSEELDTLSYRSILIGFVLLTLGLISGAVWANEAWGTWWSWDPKETWAFISWLFYAAYLHMRISKGWQGRRPALLATTGFLVVLVCYLGVNFLGIGLHSYGWIFG; the protein is encoded by the coding sequence ATGATATTAAATAATCTTTTTAAAAATATAATTTATGACCCGGTTTCAGTGTTAGGTATTCTGGTTTTTTATATTTTATTAATTAACCTACCAATATCTTTGGGTGCAGTTTTCAAAAAAAAGTCTTCTTTTACTGTACGATTTCTTACTATCCTAGTGAATTTATTCATAACGCTACAATTACTTTTTAGGTGGATAATTTCTGGGCATTTCCCAATAAGTAATTTGTATGAATCTCTTTATTTCCTTACTTGGGGGATAATAATTGGACAACTATTGATTGAGAGGGAATACCAATCTCCAATAATTCCCTCAATTGCTATACCCATTGAGTTGCTGACTGTGTCTTTTGCTTGTTTTGTTTTGCCTGAAGATTTGAAATTATCATCCAACTTGGTTCCAGCTTTAAGATCTAGTTGGTTAATAATGCATGTAAGTGTCGTAATGCTTAGTTATGCGGCATTAATAATGGGTTCTTTACTTTCAGCTTCTGTTTTGTTCATTAATAGTAAAAAGCCTCTTCAAATAAGAAGTAGTTCTATAGGGATAGGAGGATTCAAAATTTCTAATAACTATCCTTTAACTGAATTAGTTGATCCTATTGAATTTTCTCATTCAGAAGAATTAGATACATTAAGTTATCGTTCTATATTGATAGGTTTTGTCCTGTTAACTCTAGGTTTAATTTCTGGTGCGGTTTGGGCTAATGAGGCATGGGGCACATGGTGGAGTTGGGATCCAAAAGAAACATGGGCATTTATTTCATGGTTGTTTTATGCTGCTTATTTGCATATGAGAATAAGTAAAGGTTGGCAAGGAAGAAGGCCAGCATTATTAGCCACTACTGGCTTCTTAGTCGTTTTAGTATGTTATTTAGGAGTTAATTTTTTAGGTATAGGGTTGCATAGTTATGGCTGGATATTTGGGTAA
- the pgl gene encoding 6-phosphogluconolactonase produces MDEMIEKVKNGYTLNIYKDKLELSTAVFKFIEIQIIHTLKNKDRFKFCVSGGSTPKSVYQLLSKCDLRWDMVDVFLGDERCVDPNSELSNSLMLKNSLLTNFGSKAFFYEIFNDLKADDEVTKNQFISKLFEKCGSNPPTFDLTLLGLGDDGHTASLFPYQKNNNVDDFVIFNEGKGLKRISLTPKVLSASSKIVFLVSGANKRIALDRLLDDKEPPDRTPSKLIKSINQISIFCDQESAKELEI; encoded by the coding sequence ATGGATGAAATGATTGAAAAGGTTAAAAATGGATATACCCTTAATATTTACAAAGACAAGTTAGAACTATCAACAGCGGTTTTTAAGTTTATTGAAATTCAAATTATTCATACTTTAAAAAATAAAGACAGATTCAAATTTTGTGTAAGTGGAGGCTCAACCCCTAAATCTGTGTATCAGCTTTTATCAAAATGTGATCTTAGATGGGATATGGTTGATGTCTTTTTAGGAGACGAAAGATGTGTTGATCCAAATTCAGAATTAAGTAACTCGCTAATGTTGAAAAATTCATTGTTAACTAATTTTGGATCTAAAGCTTTTTTTTATGAGATTTTTAATGATTTAAAGGCTGATGATGAAGTTACAAAAAATCAATTTATTTCTAAATTATTTGAAAAATGTGGATCAAACCCTCCAACATTTGATTTAACATTATTAGGTCTTGGAGACGATGGTCATACAGCTTCACTATTCCCTTATCAAAAAAATAATAATGTAGATGATTTTGTGATTTTTAATGAAGGTAAAGGATTAAAAAGAATTTCATTAACTCCAAAGGTCCTTTCAGCCTCATCAAAGATAGTATTTTTAGTTAGTGGTGCCAATAAAAGAATTGCCCTTGATAGGTTACTAGATGATAAAGAGCCACCAGATAGAACACCATCAAAATTAATAAAATCCATAAATCAAATTTCAATATTTTGTGATCAGGAATCAGCAAAAGAATTAGAAATTTAG
- a CDS encoding uracil phosphoribosyltransferase, with translation MAMSLKVIVPPHPLIKHWLSILREKNTPNILYSTGYEQLGKWLTYEALRNWLPYKKERVNTDNGEADGFFINNDYPIKVLAMLPEGLSLWFGSKEVIPNSTLSLGELPKTIDSNEGVLFYSEQITTTSATLETLIKLKKLGVDSNRILLITAICSNKGLNEIGKLFPNQVIYTSCIDEEDENTKLLVPGIGNPLLRLSTIFQDNN, from the coding sequence ATGGCAATGTCACTAAAGGTAATTGTTCCTCCTCATCCATTAATAAAACATTGGCTTTCAATATTGCGAGAAAAAAATACTCCAAACATTTTGTACTCAACAGGATATGAACAATTAGGTAAATGGCTTACATATGAAGCATTACGTAATTGGCTGCCATATAAAAAAGAGAGAGTAAATACTGATAATGGGGAAGCAGATGGATTTTTTATTAATAATGATTATCCAATAAAAGTGCTCGCAATGTTGCCCGAAGGGTTATCTCTTTGGTTTGGATCTAAAGAAGTAATTCCTAATTCAACACTTTCATTGGGAGAACTACCTAAGACTATTGACTCAAATGAAGGAGTTTTATTTTATTCTGAACAAATAACGACAACATCAGCAACATTAGAAACTTTAATTAAATTAAAGAAATTAGGTGTTGATTCCAATAGGATTTTGTTAATAACTGCTATTTGCTCAAATAAAGGGTTAAATGAAATTGGCAAATTATTCCCTAATCAGGTAATCTACACCTCTTGCATAGATGAGGAAGATGAAAACACAAAATTATTGGTACCGGGTATTGGGAATCCTTTATTGCGTTTAAGTACTATATTTCAAGATAATAACTAA
- a CDS encoding glutamyl-tRNA reductase, translating to MHIVVVGLSHRTAPVEVREKLSIPDQSITESLKALKAFSEVLEVSILSTCNRLEIYALVKDKNTGISSIKEFISDYSGIIFEDLNPHLFCFRQEDAVLHLMKVSAGLDSLVLGEGQILSQVKKMMRLGQDNQSTGPILNRLLTQSVSTGKKVRSETNLGTGAVSISSAAVELAQLKIGQEKGFDNLVSLESEKVLVVGAGRMSRLLITHLKSKGCNKLILVNRNIDRALNLAEDFPDLEIFCKGLNELDENISISSLVFTSTASDVPIIDLARIEKLNLNNKLKFIDIGVPRNISNDVKQHQFVKSFDVDDLQEVVSRNQEFRQKIAKEAESLVEEERIIFLEWWASLEAVPVINKLRSDLELIRKEELQKALSRMGPDFSARERKVVEALTKGIINKILHTPVTKLRSPQSREERQASLKIVEKLFSLEDEDKNN from the coding sequence ATGCATATTGTTGTCGTCGGACTAAGTCATCGCACGGCACCTGTTGAAGTGCGTGAGAAGTTAAGTATTCCTGACCAATCCATAACAGAATCTTTGAAAGCATTAAAAGCTTTCTCTGAAGTGTTGGAGGTATCAATTTTAAGTACTTGTAATAGGCTAGAAATATATGCGTTAGTAAAAGATAAAAATACTGGTATTTCATCTATTAAAGAATTTATATCAGATTATTCGGGAATTATCTTTGAAGATTTAAATCCACATCTATTTTGCTTTAGGCAAGAAGATGCAGTTTTACATTTGATGAAAGTTTCGGCAGGACTCGACAGCCTCGTACTAGGGGAAGGACAAATCCTTTCGCAGGTAAAGAAAATGATGAGATTAGGTCAAGATAATCAGTCTACTGGGCCTATTCTCAATAGATTATTAACTCAATCTGTTAGTACAGGTAAGAAAGTTAGATCTGAAACAAATTTAGGAACCGGAGCTGTATCAATAAGTTCAGCAGCAGTAGAACTTGCTCAATTGAAAATTGGACAAGAAAAGGGGTTTGATAATCTTGTTAGTTTGGAATCAGAGAAGGTTCTTGTAGTTGGAGCTGGACGAATGAGTAGGCTTTTAATAACGCATTTGAAATCAAAAGGTTGTAATAAACTTATTCTTGTTAATAGAAATATTGATAGAGCATTAAATCTCGCGGAAGACTTCCCGGACTTAGAAATCTTTTGTAAAGGGTTAAATGAATTAGATGAAAATATATCAATATCTTCTCTTGTTTTTACTAGTACAGCCTCAGATGTGCCAATAATTGATCTCGCTAGAATTGAAAAATTAAATTTGAATAATAAACTTAAATTTATTGATATTGGAGTACCGAGAAATATATCTAATGATGTTAAACAACATCAATTTGTAAAATCATTTGATGTAGATGACCTACAAGAGGTCGTTTCAAGAAATCAAGAATTTAGGCAGAAAATTGCAAAGGAAGCAGAATCTTTAGTTGAAGAAGAAAGAATCATTTTTCTAGAATGGTGGGCAAGTTTAGAGGCTGTTCCAGTCATTAATAAACTTCGATCTGATTTAGAGTTAATCAGAAAAGAGGAATTGCAAAAAGCACTTAGTAGAATGGGACCTGATTTTTCTGCAAGAGAAAGAAAAGTTGTGGAAGCTCTTACCAAAGGAATTATCAATAAAATACTTCACACACCTGTTACTAAGTTGAGAAGTCCTCAATCAAGAGAAGAAAGACAAGCTTCTTTAAAAATTGTCGAAAAATTGTTTTCTTTGGAGGATGAGGATAAAAACAACTAA
- the glpX gene encoding class II fructose-bisphosphatase has protein sequence MNQTLIQEILEVVEQAAIASAKLTGLGQKDEADAAAVEAMRLRMGKIEMKGKIVIGEGERDEAPMLYIGEEVGSGSGPGVDFAVDPCEGTNLCANNQRGSMAVLAASDTGGLFNAPDFYMNKLAAPPAAKGKVDIRNSATENLNILSDCLDLSIDELTVVVMDRTRHKDLIKEIRGCGAKVQPISDGDVQAAIACGFAGTGTHCLMGIGAAPEGVISAAAMRALGGHFQGQLVYDPAIAQTSEWADYTKEGNIKRLNEMGITDIDKIYEANELASGENVVFAGSGITDGLLFNGVKFERDCVRTSSLVISTLDSTARFTNTVHIKDGAKSISL, from the coding sequence GTGAATCAAACATTAATTCAAGAAATTCTCGAAGTCGTCGAGCAAGCAGCTATTGCCTCAGCAAAACTTACAGGACTTGGTCAAAAAGATGAAGCTGATGCTGCAGCTGTCGAAGCAATGCGATTGCGAATGGGCAAAATTGAAATGAAAGGGAAAATTGTTATTGGTGAAGGTGAAAGAGATGAAGCACCAATGCTTTATATAGGTGAAGAGGTGGGAAGTGGAAGTGGACCAGGGGTTGATTTTGCAGTAGATCCTTGTGAAGGAACTAACCTTTGCGCAAATAATCAAAGAGGTTCTATGGCAGTTTTAGCTGCCTCTGATACTGGCGGTCTTTTTAATGCTCCTGATTTTTATATGAACAAATTAGCAGCCCCCCCCGCTGCAAAAGGGAAAGTAGACATTAGAAATTCTGCAACTGAAAACTTGAATATACTTAGTGATTGTTTAGATCTTTCTATAGATGAACTTACTGTAGTTGTTATGGATAGAACCAGGCATAAAGATTTAATTAAAGAGATTCGAGGGTGTGGTGCAAAAGTACAACCAATCTCTGATGGTGATGTTCAAGCCGCTATTGCATGTGGTTTCGCAGGGACTGGAACACATTGCTTGATGGGTATAGGAGCTGCTCCAGAAGGTGTTATCTCCGCGGCTGCAATGAGAGCTCTAGGGGGCCACTTTCAAGGACAACTAGTTTATGATCCAGCAATTGCTCAAACTTCTGAATGGGCTGATTACACAAAAGAAGGAAATATAAAACGCCTTAATGAAATGGGTATAACCGATATAGATAAAATCTATGAAGCTAACGAATTGGCCTCAGGAGAAAATGTTGTTTTTGCTGGTAGTGGAATAACTGATGGATTATTATTTAACGGAGTTAAATTTGAAAGGGATTGTGTTAGAACAAGTAGCTTAGTAATTAGTACATTAGATAGTACTGCAAGATTCACAAATACTGTGCATATAAAAGATGGTGCTAAGAGTATCAGCCTTTAA
- a CDS encoding CIA30 family protein, whose amino-acid sequence MSNKKFLFQKMEFNGWKTLNDTVMGGSSSAFCEFSNSGLLLKGDIVEKAGGFVSCRSPIYKPSLNLSEYLSFELNIDGQGRTFKFAVACEDDLLGLTEFIPGGLRWIKSFPTKKFGTTNVQIPFSELKPSVRANKVRFPFKFKPSKIKRLQLLHSKFGDDGLLNNEFKQGSIKVLIKSISVI is encoded by the coding sequence ATGAGTAATAAAAAATTTTTATTCCAGAAAATGGAGTTTAATGGTTGGAAAACATTAAATGATACTGTTATGGGCGGATCAAGTTCAGCTTTCTGTGAGTTTTCAAATTCTGGTCTGTTATTAAAGGGTGATATTGTCGAGAAAGCAGGAGGATTTGTTAGTTGTAGATCGCCTATTTATAAACCCTCTTTAAACTTATCTGAATATTTATCCTTCGAATTAAATATTGATGGACAGGGAAGAACTTTTAAATTTGCTGTCGCTTGTGAAGATGATCTTCTTGGACTAACCGAATTTATTCCTGGTGGTCTTAGATGGATTAAATCATTCCCAACAAAAAAATTTGGAACAACTAATGTTCAAATCCCCTTTAGTGAGCTAAAACCTTCAGTAAGAGCTAATAAGGTACGGTTCCCATTTAAATTTAAGCCATCTAAAATTAAGAGATTGCAACTACTACACTCTAAGTTTGGTGATGATGGATTACTTAATAATGAATTTAAACAGGGTTCCATAAAAGTTTTAATTAAATCAATAAGTGTTATTTGA